The proteins below come from a single Triticum aestivum cultivar Chinese Spring chromosome 5D, IWGSC CS RefSeq v2.1, whole genome shotgun sequence genomic window:
- the LOC123122424 gene encoding uncharacterized protein gives MATTASCPPPSVLLPIRTTTAGARLTSSHGSRAGHAVTTTGGAAHARPPLPMGMARALLPQRAPLLRRLLMAGALAASCTCFLLVLQAQASVPPRYDGFAYGVGAAAWKDAVLVEAFLDPLCPDSRDAWHPLRLAVERYSPMVSLIVHPFPLPYHTYSYHACRALHIANKLNSSSTYPLLELFFKNQGKFSNRATSSISSTAVTGEISKMAAQAVGNSVSEFQSGFSDMRSDMAARVSFKYGCTRGVAGAPFFFVNGFLQPGGGSPIDFSTWTSILEPLVAHHGQTIEMLTSV, from the exons ATGGCGACGACCGCATCGTGTCCTCCTCCTTCCGTTCTCCTCCCCATTCGCACCACCACCGCCGGAGCGCGGTTGACTTCCTCCCACGGTAGCAGAGCCGGCCACGCGGTCACCACCACCGGCGGAGCCGCGCACGCACGACCACCGCTGCCAATGGGGATGGCGAGGGCCCTGCTGCCGCAGCGCGCGCCGCTGCTCCGGCGGCTCCTCATGGCCGGCGCGCTGGCCGCCTCCTGCAcctgcttcctcctcgtcctccAGGCGCAGGCCTCCGTCCCGCCGCGCTACGACGGGTTCGCCTACGGGGTCGGGGCCGCCGCCTGGAAGGACGCCGTCCTCGTCGAGGCCTTCCTCGACCCGCTCTGCCCCGACAGCCGCGATGCCTGGCACCCGCTCCGGCTCGCCGTCGAGCGCTACTCCCCGATGGTCTCCCTCATCGTCCATCCCTTCCCTCTCCC GTACCACACCTATTCATACCATGCCTGCCGTGCGCTTCATATAGCTAACAAGTTGAATTCGTCATCAACCTATCCGTTGCTGGAGCTGTTCTTCAAGAATCAG GGAAAATTCTCCAACCGCGCGACATCGTCAATCTCGAGCACTGCTGTGACCGGTGAGATATCAAAGATGGCAGCCCAGGCGGTCGGCAATTCAGTCTCCGAGTTCCAGTCGGGCTTCAGCGACATGAGGTCAGACATGGCAGCGAGGGTTTCTTTCAAG TATGGGTGCACGCGAGGGGTGGCCGGCGCGCCGTTCTTCTTCGTGAACGGCTTCCTCCAGCCGGGAGGCGGGTCGCCCATCGACTTCAGCACGTGGACCAGCATCCTGGAGCCCCTCGTCGCGCATCACGGGCAGACCATCGAGATGCTCACTTCGGTGTAA